A portion of the Adhaeribacter radiodurans genome contains these proteins:
- a CDS encoding S41 family peptidase, with protein MVKKFTAGLLVCATVGFLASFTSDDNGRYFEIAKNLDIFATLFKEVNTYYVDEVTPTKMVKTGIDAMLKSLDPYTNYIPEDDIEDFRTMTTGQYGGIGANVGKRDGKTIVQLPYEGYPAQKAGLLAGDEIIKIDGVNIEKKNSSDVNKLLKGQANSVVELEVKRYGSDKPLSLKITRAKIQIDNVPYFGMVSNDIGYLQLSGFTMEASREVRNAVTKLKEQGAKKLIIDLRDNPGGLLNEAINISNLFVERGRDIVSTKGKVMEFNKMYKALDEPLDTQIPLAVLTNSRSASAAEIVSGVLQDYDRAVLVGERTFGKGLVQSTRPLTYNSQLKVTTAKYYIPSGRCIQAIDYSHRNEDGSLGKIPDSLRVAFKTTSGRVVYDGGGVSPDVEVTEKEYSQIAKTLANKGYFFDYATKYRVEHPTLANAKDFHLSDADYQKFVSFLANKDISYSTSVEKAMDELVKKSKDDKHFEDIKAEIDLIKKKISTNKANDLTRFKPEISELLEQEIASRYYFQKGMIESTFDDDQDIVAAINLLSDTPKYNAYLRPSAGNNTTVRKGK; from the coding sequence ATGGTTAAAAAATTTACCGCAGGCCTGCTGGTATGTGCAACAGTTGGTTTCCTGGCTTCCTTCACATCCGATGATAATGGGCGGTACTTCGAAATCGCCAAAAACCTGGATATTTTTGCAACTCTTTTTAAAGAGGTAAATACGTATTACGTAGACGAGGTGACGCCGACTAAAATGGTTAAGACGGGCATCGACGCCATGCTTAAATCATTAGACCCCTACACCAATTACATTCCGGAAGATGATATTGAAGATTTTCGTACCATGACTACGGGCCAGTACGGTGGTATTGGGGCCAATGTAGGCAAGCGCGATGGTAAAACAATTGTACAATTGCCCTACGAAGGCTATCCGGCCCAAAAAGCTGGTTTATTAGCTGGCGACGAAATTATAAAGATAGATGGGGTTAATATTGAAAAGAAAAACTCCTCAGACGTAAACAAGCTTTTAAAAGGACAAGCTAATTCAGTGGTAGAACTGGAGGTAAAACGGTATGGCAGCGATAAACCGCTGTCCTTAAAGATTACCCGCGCTAAAATCCAGATTGATAATGTGCCTTACTTTGGTATGGTAAGTAACGATATTGGTTATTTGCAGCTTTCCGGGTTTACGATGGAGGCAAGCCGCGAAGTGCGGAATGCAGTTACTAAATTAAAAGAACAAGGCGCCAAAAAGCTTATTATCGACTTGCGTGATAACCCGGGTGGGTTATTAAACGAGGCAATTAATATATCTAACTTATTTGTAGAACGTGGCCGCGATATTGTAAGTACCAAAGGCAAAGTAATGGAATTTAATAAAATGTATAAAGCGCTCGATGAGCCTTTGGATACGCAAATTCCGTTAGCTGTTCTTACTAATTCACGTAGTGCTTCGGCTGCTGAAATTGTTTCGGGTGTTTTGCAGGATTACGATCGCGCGGTACTGGTAGGGGAGCGTACTTTTGGTAAAGGATTGGTACAATCTACCCGACCCTTAACATACAATTCGCAGTTAAAAGTAACCACAGCTAAATATTACATTCCAAGCGGCCGGTGTATTCAGGCTATTGATTACTCGCACCGCAATGAAGATGGCAGCTTAGGTAAAATACCGGATTCGTTGCGTGTAGCTTTTAAAACTACCAGCGGCAGGGTGGTATACGATGGGGGCGGCGTAAGCCCCGATGTAGAGGTGACTGAAAAAGAGTATTCGCAAATTGCTAAAACACTGGCAAATAAAGGTTACTTTTTTGATTATGCTACCAAATACCGGGTAGAACATCCCACTCTGGCTAACGCGAAAGATTTCCATCTATCAGATGCCGATTATCAAAAATTTGTTTCTTTTCTGGCCAATAAAGATATCTCGTATTCTACCAGCGTGGAGAAGGCAATGGATGAGCTGGTAAAAAAATCAAAAGATGATAAGCACTTCGAAGATATAAAGGCGGAAATTGATCTTATCAAAAAGAAAATATCTACGAATAAGGCGAATGATTTGACTCGTTTTAAACCTGAGATTAGTGAATTGCTGGAACAAGAAATTGCATCACGGTATTATTTCCAAAAAGGCATGATTGAGTCCACTTTCGACGATGATCAGGATATTGTAGCGGCTATTAACTTACTAAGTGATACGCCCAAATACAACGCTTATCTCCGTCCTTCAGCCGGTAATAATACTACCGTCCGGAAAGGTAAGTAA
- the rnpA gene encoding ribonuclease P protein component — translation MNAASENPAERNNSYNLKKEERLRSKKLIEQLFREGSSFNLYPLRFVYIKAASPVAIAPQILVSVPKRNFKKAVDRNRIKRQIREAYRLNKAILFPTELNPLQLLGILYIGKEKKPFKVIQKKLISGLQRSLNE, via the coding sequence ATGAACGCGGCGTCTGAGAATCCCGCCGAAAGAAACAACTCTTATAATTTAAAAAAAGAAGAACGTTTGCGTAGTAAAAAGCTGATCGAGCAGCTTTTTCGCGAGGGTTCTTCTTTTAATTTGTACCCTTTGCGGTTTGTCTATATAAAAGCAGCTTCTCCAGTTGCTATTGCCCCGCAAATACTTGTTTCGGTGCCGAAGCGAAATTTCAAAAAAGCAGTAGATCGTAACCGAATTAAGCGGCAAATTCGCGAAGCCTATCGCCTCAACAAAGCCATTCTGTTTCCAACGGAACTCAACCCCCTTCAATTACTTGGCATTCTGTATATTGGTAAAGAAAAAAAGCCTTTTAAAGTTATTCAAAAAAAACTAATTTCAGGTTTACAACGTTCCTTAAACGAATAG